Below is a window of Oceanipulchritudo coccoides DNA.
TGTCACCCATGTTTGTCTGGGATGCATTTACATCGACGAGGAAGTTATTGGTGCCGCTGATACTGATGTTTGCGCCGTTTATTGCGTCGGCGGCATTCAGCTCCAGTTCGGCAGTGCTCGTGTTGACTTGGAATTTCCGGCCCGAATTCAGAACGGTACCGCCGTCGACAGCGACCTTGGCGGCACCAAGAAGAACAAAATCCTGCCCGAAAGTCGAGCTGTTGTGGCCAACTCCGAAGGAAACGTTTGACGAGGCGATTCGAATGGCCGCCAAACTGGGTTGCAGGATGCCATTCAGTTGATATGCACCGCCAGCGGCCTGCTCTATCTGGACAAGGGTGTTTACGGTCAAATTGCTGGTCGTATCAAAGAGCATGACATTGCCAGCGGCATTGTTATTCTTGAAATAGGTGATGCCGCCAAGCGAGTTGCTGACGTTGAGATTGATGTTATTGAACCGGAGTGTGCCGCCGGTACTGCCGGTGGCGTTTACGATGCCATCTGCGTTTCCGGCGTTATTGACATCAATTGTCAGGCTGCCACCGGCGTTGGCGTAGATTGTATGCACAAATCCTTCACCGCCGAAGCCGTCAGTGTATTTGCTAATTGTATAGCTTCCGGCAACGAGGTTGATCGCGAGGTCTGAGCCGCCAAAGAAGCCGGCCGTATCGGCGCTGGTCGTAGGAACGCCGTCGGGATTCCAGTTTGCGGCATCACCCCACACATTGGAGCCGGGTTCACCGTTGTCCCAGGAATAGTCTACGGCCTGGGAGGTTTGGAATGCCAGAAGCACAAGGCAAGAGGTTGTGATTAGGGATAGATATTTCATGGGATGTTACATTAATAAGGTTGTGTATTGATTGAACAGATTCTCATTCAAAGGTCGCTCTGGAAAAAGACAAAGGGCAATAGGCGTGACAGTCTGATACGTAACATTTAGAGCGGGCATCTGCTGCTGATGGAACGGGTAGCGGACAGTGCAGAAGGCTTGCGGATTGGCGGCCCTTAGGACGGTTGCCTATTCTTGCGCGCTTCGGCCAATTGCTGTCGGATCTCGTAAGCCTTTTTCTCGGTGATCGGATAGGTGAATGCGAGGAGGGTTGTGACAAGCATGGCGATGGCACAGATCCATGCGAAGCTGACGCGCAACCAGTAGATGGTCTCGGGGGCCTGGTCACCGCCGAGCGCGGTATCAAAGCCGGTCCATTGGAGGACATAACCGGAGAGGAGGATGGCGAGGGCGGCACCGAGTTTGTAGGTCCATCCATAGACCGCGCTGAACATGCCTTCCCGGCGTTCGCCGGTCCGCAATTCATCGGCATCGACGGCTTCCGGAATCATGGCGTTGATAAAGAGGTAGGCCCCGGCCGTTCCGACTCCAAAGAGGATGGTCGGAATCATGGAAAGGTATGGATTCTCGGGGGTATACAAGTGCCAGCGCAGGGCGGCCCCAATGATGGTGAGGCCGAAGGCGACAATGAGGGCGTTGCGTTTGCCGATTCTGTGGGAAAGGCTGTTCATCAGCGGTAGCCCGATCATGGCCGAGATCGGGATGCAGTAGCCGACAAGGGTCAGCACTGTTCCGGAGGCCACGGTCTTATCCCCGGCGAAGAGGTGGTACACGGTAACGTAGTAACCGAGTGATCCTACGGTGATGACGCCGAGATAGCTGATGACGGTAATCAGTGCGAGATTGAGGAAGGGCCAGCAGGAAAGGGTTTCCTTAACGCTGGTAACAAGGGGAACCTTGAGCCGCTTGCCCTTTGCCTCGGTATCCTTGTTGCGCGCAACAAGAAAGGACGGATGTTCGCGGGCGAAGACGGCCGGGGCCATGATGACGAAAAAGATAACAAGGCCCACCCAGAGGCTGTTATAGCGCATGCCCTCGGCACGGTCGGAAAAGACCTCAAGGCTAGTGAGGAAGAAGAGGCTGGAAACGATGAAGAAGCCGAATTGTTCAATCACCGTCCGGGTGGTCATCACACTGGTGCGTTCGTGATAATCGGGTGACAGCTCCATCCCGAGAGCGATGTAGGGAACGGAAAAGACCGTGAAGGCGAGGTAAAAGACAAGGGAGAAGATCAGGAGCCACCAGAAGTAGAATGACGGATCCATGCCACGCGGGAACCACCAGATGGCGATGAAGCTCAAGGCGCAGAGCAGGGCACCAAGGGCAATCCAGGGCCGGCGTCGCCCCCATTTGGAGAATGTATTGTCGGAGAGGTTGCCCATCAAGGGATCAGTAATGGAATCCCAAATACGCGAAGCGGAAATGATCCAGGCAATCAGCACCGGACTCAGCCCAAGTGTATCGTTAAAGACCGGGTTGTAGAATTGCATGTAGACCTGGATCAAAAGGGCGTACCCCAGCATTCCAGTGCCGTATCCGGCCTTGCGCCAGAAGGGGACCTTGTCCTCCGGCGAGGTGAC
It encodes the following:
- a CDS encoding MFS transporter yields the protein MNRTHGDTPIKPHTTHVTSPEDKVPFWRKAGYGTGMLGYALLIQVYMQFYNPVFNDTLGLSPVLIAWIISASRIWDSITDPLMGNLSDNTFSKWGRRRPWIALGALLCALSFIAIWWFPRGMDPSFYFWWLLIFSLVFYLAFTVFSVPYIALGMELSPDYHERTSVMTTRTVIEQFGFFIVSSLFFLTSLEVFSDRAEGMRYNSLWVGLVIFFVIMAPAVFAREHPSFLVARNKDTEAKGKRLKVPLVTSVKETLSCWPFLNLALITVISYLGVITVGSLGYYVTVYHLFAGDKTVASGTVLTLVGYCIPISAMIGLPLMNSLSHRIGKRNALIVAFGLTIIGAALRWHLYTPENPYLSMIPTILFGVGTAGAYLFINAMIPEAVDADELRTGERREGMFSAVYGWTYKLGAALAILLSGYVLQWTGFDTALGGDQAPETIYWLRVSFAWICAIAMLVTTLLAFTYPITEKKAYEIRQQLAEARKNRQPS